A segment of the Oncorhynchus clarkii lewisi isolate Uvic-CL-2024 chromosome 11, UVic_Ocla_1.0, whole genome shotgun sequence genome:
atcatccttgagatttttttacaacttgattggagttcacttgtggtaaattcaattgattggacatgatttggaaggcatgattggggaagggtaccaaatagttcctgcagcattgaaggtccccaagaacacagtggcctccatcattcttaaaaggaagaagtttggaaccaccaagactcttcctagagctggccgcctggccaaactgagcaatcggtggagaagggccttgttcagggaggtgaccaagaacccgatggtcactcttacagagctccagagttcctctgtggagatgggagaaccttccagaaggacaaccatctctgcagcactccacaaatcaggcctttatggtagcgtgaccagacagaagccactcctcagtaaaaggcacatgacagcccacttaagAGTTTgttaaaaggcacctaaaggactctcagaccatgagaaacaagattctctggtctgatgaaaccaagattgaactctttggcctgaatgccaagtgccacgtctggaggaaacctggcaccatccctacagggaatcatggtggtggcagcatcatgctgtggggatgtttttcagtggcagggactgggagattagtcaggatcgagggaaagagatgaacgaagcaaagtacagagagatccttgatgaaaacctgctccagagcactcaggacctcagactggggtgaaggtccaccttccaacaggaccacgacccaaagcacacagccaagacaacgcaggagtggcttcgggacatatctccgaatgtccttgcgttgcccagccagagcccagacttgaccccgatcgaacatttctggagagacctgaaaatagctgtgcagcgatgctacccatccaacctgacagagattgagaggatatgcagagaagaatgggagaaactccccaaatacaggtgtgtcaagcttgtagtgtcatatacAAGAAGACTCGAatacttcaacaaagtattgagtaaatggtctgaatacttatgtaaattatatattactgttttatttttaatacatttgcaaaaatgtctaaatactgtttttgctttgtcattatgggttattgtgtgtagattgatgagggaaaaaaacaattgaatccattttagaataaggctgaaacataacaaaatgtggaaaaagtcaaggggtctgactactttccaaatgcactgtatacaaaagtatgtggacaccccttcaaatgagtggattcggatATAGCCATACCCAtggctgacaggtatataaaattgagcacacagtcatgcaatctccatagacaaacattggctgtagaatggccttaaaTAAGAGTTCAGTgtctttcaacgtggcaccgtcatactGTAGgaagccacctttccaacaagtcagttcatcaaaccTCTGCCCTGCAagaactgccccggtcaactgtaagtgcttttattgtgaagtggaaatgtttaggagcaacaacggctcagccgtgaagtggtaagccacaaaagctcacagaacgggaccgctgagtgctgaagcgcgtagcacgtAAAATTGATCTGTACTTGGTTGCAACGcgcactaccgagttccaaactgcctctggaagcaacatcagcacaataactgatcttgggagcttcatgaaatgggtttccatggccgagcagccgcacacaagcgtaagatcaccatgcccaataccaagcgtcggctggagtggtgtaaagctccccaccattggactctggagcagtggaaacatattCTCTGAACAGATGAATCACGCTTCTCCACcctctggcagtccaatggacaaatctgggtttggctgatgccaggagattgctacctgcccgaatgtatAGTGCCAGGAATAATGAttcggggctgtttttcatggtttgggctaggcccctttgttccagtgaaggggaatcttaacactacagcatacaattacattctagatgattctgtgcttccatctttgtggcatcagattggggaaggccctttcctgtttcaccatgacaatgcccccgtggaCAAAGCaaggtccgtacagaaatggtttgtcgagatccggtgtggaagaacttgattgccctgcacagagccctgacctcaaccacatcgaacaccattgggatgaattagaacgccgactgcaagccaggcctaatcgcccaacataaTTTCCCGACCtcgctaatgctcttgtggctgaatgaaaacaagtctcctgcagcaatgttccagcatctagtggaaagccttcccagaagagtggaggctgttattgcagtcAAGGGGGGgagggtccaactccatattaatgcccatgattttggaatgagatgttcgaccggcaggtgtccacatacttttggttatgtagtgtatcatGGTATATCTCCTTGTCTGGGTAAATGAAACTAGCAGTAACATAaagcttttagttttttttttatcatagtaACACAGTTGTTTCTATGACACAGGTTTTGGGACCATGATTACATCAGCACCTTCAAAAAGTGTCACAAGGAGCATCATCAGGACAATGGAAATGAATGGCACTTTGGAGACACGGCCACCCAGGCCGGCGGCTGAGCCTCCAAAGCCCAAAGTCATGGCAGTGAaggaacagggggaggaggaagaggagtttgAGTTTGATGAGGAAGATGACGttgaagtagaagaagaagaaattgCTGAGATCAAGGAGGTGAAAAAAGGTATGTTGTCAAACATTAGAACAAGAAAATAACAATAACACAGAAACAGGAAACCGTTAAATCAGGAAACATCTTTTAATAATATATTAAGAAAATGTCTTTCAGCAAATGAAAAGTCGAGGAAAAAGGGCTCATCCAGGAGACCTAAAGTCCCCCTGTCCGAAGGTAATGTGAGGAACGGGATGAGCCACTTTTCCAATGGGACCCACACCTCCAAGGCTGCGCTGAACAATGAGGACTCAGAGGAGGGCCTCTTGAACAGCACCCTGCCCCTGGAGCCCCATGTGCAGGTCAACGGCCACCATGCAGGTGAGCACCACCAGATCCATGTGTTTAGAGAGTTGTTATCTCTCAATTAACATCACACACGGGGGGGATATTTAATATTTCACTGAACGTCTAGGACTAGAACAATATTCTTAAGGTGGCCCGACTCGTCTCTGGATAGCACATTAATGTTGTGTTGCCAACAGTGACGTACTGTAATCTGCCTATTAGTTagaatgttgtgcacacattacCATGGCTGAAGGTTTGAGTTCCCTATGCCCATGGGCTAAACAAGTCTTTTATCCAATGGCCACAGGATTGTAAATTGTAAATGTATGCTTTTCAAGAGCATAACATACTATTTATTGTAAACACAAAAAGGTAGAAACTATTTCCCCGCGGTAACCAATGGGTATTTCAGGCACTGTAGAAAAAGGTAGAAACTATTTCCCCGTGGTAACCAATAGGTATTTCAGGCACTGTAGAAAAAGGTAGAAACTATTTCCCCGCGGTAACCAATGGGTATTTCAGGCACTGTAGAAAAAGGTAGAAACTATTTCCCCGTGGTAACCAATGGGTATTTCAGGCACTGTAGAAAAAGGTAGAAACTATTTCCCCGCGGTAACCAATGGGTATTTCAGGCACTGTAGAAAAAGGTAGAAACTATTTCTCCGCGGTAACCAATGGGTATTTCAGGCACTGTAGAAAAAGGTAGAAACTATTTCCCCGCGGTAACCAATAGGTATTTCAGGCACTGTAGAAAAAGGTAGAAACTATTTCCCCGCGGTAACCAATGGGTATTTCAGGCACTGTAGAAAAAGGTAGAAACTATTTCCCCGCGGTAACCAATGGGTATTTCAGGCACTGTAGAAAAAGGTAGAAACTATTTCCCTGTGGTAACCAATGGGTATTTCAGGCACTGTAGAAAAAGGTAGAAACTATTTCCCCGCGGTAACCAATAGGTATTTCAGGCACTGTAGAAAAAAGGTAGAAACCAACCAATCAGGTGCATGACGATTAGTACTTTATGATTGTAATGTACATAGGCGTACCTATTACAGTGTATATCAGGCCTAGATTTGTCTGTTACAACAGAACTGAGGTTTGAATTTGGATACAATTCAGGTTTGCCATTGATATCTAGTATGCTGAATATTAGCATTACTGTCTAAAACAAGAAGCAGGCGttataggggtggcagggtagcctagtggttagagtgtagaggcggcgggtagcctagtggttagagtgtagaggctgcagcgtagcctagtggttagagtgtagaggctgcagcgtagcctagtggttagagtgtagaggagacagggtagtctagtggttagagtgtagaggaggcagggtagtctagtggttagagtgtagaggtggcaggtagcttagtggttagagcgttgggctagcagccgaaaggttgcaagttcaaatccccgagctgacaaggtacaaatctgtcgttctgcccctgaacaggcagttaacccactgttcctaggccgtcattgaaaataagaatttgttcttaactgacttgcctagttaaataaaggttaaaaaaataaataaataaatataggccTAATCCAGATCGTCCATTAACTAGATGGCAAAAAAAAAGTTTCAAAATGGCTACTTAGCACCCTAGTGGGCGGTTGTCCTCATGGATCCTTTGTCATGTGATCTTATTAAGCTGCTCAGCTTTACTCACAGAGTAAACAACTCTGCACTGGGAACAGACACAGACTCCCCTGCTCTGATGGGTTGTCGTGACATTATCCCCCTAAAAGCTGATCTGGTCTGAGGCCAGTGGACCTCGAACCATCTCTGCTCATCCAATCAATGATCACCTTGAGAAAGGATACGTTTGGAATGTGGAACACATGCACGACCaatcagaagtttggacacacctactcattcaagggtttttctttattttttacattgaatagaataatagtgaagataataataataataataataataataataataataataataataatagcgcacttttttggttactacatgattgcatattgtgttatgtcatagtattgatgtcgtcactgttattctacaatgtagaaaatagtaaaacataaagaaaaacccttgaatgagtagatgtgtccaaacttttgactgtatcATGCTAATGGAACATCAAAGGCCTCTGTACTAGTTACATTTGTGTTGCTTCTTAATGGGTCCTGCTAGCACAAACATCTCTCTGAAGGAAGGTTCCCATCTTATGGCTAAGTGTGGAAGCTGTGGGACATTGTGCTATCTATTCCTATAGATCTGGATGTATCCTGGCCCCGTCATGTGGCCAGTGACTCAGACAGCGAGGTCTACTGTGACTCTATGGACCAGTTTGGCCTGGAAGAGgtaagagtacacacacacacacacatacacttacacatacacatacacttacacacacacacacacacacacacacacacacacacacacacacacacacacacacacagagtacagacAAAgcaagtacacacacagtacatgcaACATTTCCAAATCctcatgtatgtgtgtttggtcCAGGGCTCTGAGGCACACACTGACCGCTGTCTGGAGCTGGATGAGGAAGAGCAGGGGGAGAGCCACAGCCCTCTGTCTGATCAGGAGGGGCCCGCCGAGGCACCGTGTGGGACCCCTGAGGACTCCCAGGGGCCACCCAAGGGCATCCAGTGTGGCGGGGAGGATGGGGAGACGAGTGGAGGGgcctctcagagacagagactgaataCAGATAGGGTCGATAACTCCCTGGTTAGGAGAGAACgaggtaaggtgtgtgtgtgtgtgtgtgtgtgtgtgtgtgtgtgtgtgtgtgtgtgtgtgtgtgtgtgtgtgtgtgtgtgtgtgtgtgtgtgtgtgtgtgtgtttaggcccGTTCTTATTTGTCTAGAAGTATATGTCAGTGTTCACacttctctgtgtctctatatttGTTTATAGGCTCCAGGTCTTCAGGGCACGGCGTGGAGGCCCAGGGGCCCTTGCAGGGTAGCGGAGGGGACGGGGAGCGATGGGGTGGAGCGGGGGCAACAGGAGGCAGTCTGAATGAGCAGATCGTAGCGGCGCTGGCCAGACTGCAGGAGGACATGCAGAGTGTCCTGGAGAGATTGCACACACTTGAGGCCCTCACTGCATCCCAGGTCAGAGACCAGAGACCCACATACCATTTTGAAACTATCTGTTACACAGCCTGATAAGATAGTAACTACTGCTAAAAGGT
Coding sequences within it:
- the LOC139420141 gene encoding acyl-CoA-binding domain-containing protein 5A-like produces the protein MMEIEDGKPLHERRFDAAVKVIQSLPPDGSFQPSNDMMLKFYSYYKQSTLGPCNTPRPGFWDPMGKVKWDAWNDLGEMPKEEAMIAYVDDLKLILEGMPCTTEVEQLLLVLGPFYEQVQEKRHINQVSDLSAGFGTMITSAPSKSVTRSIIRTMEMNGTLETRPPRPAAEPPKPKVMAVKEQGEEEEEFEFDEEDDVEVEEEEIAEIKEVKKANEKSRKKGSSRRPKVPLSEGNVRNGMSHFSNGTHTSKAALNNEDSEEGLLNSTLPLEPHVQVNGHHADLDVSWPRHVASDSDSEVYCDSMDQFGLEEGSEAHTDRCLELDEEEQGESHSPLSDQEGPAEAPCGTPEDSQGPPKGIQCGGEDGETSGGASQRQRLNTDRVDNSLVRRERGSRSSGHGVEAQGPLQGSGGDGERWGGAGATGGSLNEQIVAALARLQEDMQSVLERLHTLEALTASQSLALPYPPSKKGSKKPSWWPFDVSPSAVAFAVAWPFVVQWLIRLYLQRKRRRIN